TAGACTATAATCGGCTTGTTTATCTTGATTTAACTGCTAGAAACGACTGGTCTTCTACACTTCCAAGCGGGAATAACAGTTACTCCTATCCATCTGCAAACCTTAGTTTTGTGCTTAGCGAACTAGAGGCTGTTAAGTCTTTTGGTTTTATTGATTACGCAAAGTTGCGTGGGGGGTATGCTCAGGTTGGTAACGATACTGATCCTTACAACTTGTCAAACTATTTTACTGCAGAAACGCCGTTTGGTTCTGATGCTCGATATTCGTTGCCAACTCAACTTGCAAATGCAAAGTTGAAGCCTGAAGAAACAAAGTCTTGGGAAGTTGGCTTCGAGGCTAAATTTTTCAAGAGTAGAATAGGTGTAGATATTTCGTATTTTACAAAAGATACGAAAAATCAAATTGTTCCTATTCAAGTTTCCGGATCAACGGGTTGGGCTAGTTTATGGATCAACGCAGGTAAAATGGAGAATAAAGGTTGGGAATTTCAAGTAAATGGAACTCCGTTAAAGACTAGAAATTTCTCTTGGGATATTACTGTAAATCTATCAACTCTTGATAATAAGGTTGTTGATATTGCAGAAGGTCTAGATTATTTAAATCTAGGTAACGCTCCTTTTAAAGTTCAGGTTGGTGCTTTCAAAGGAATGTCTTATCCTGTAATATATGGTACCGATTTTGTATATGACAAGGATGGAAACAAGGTGTTAAGTACAAGTGGAAGATATTTGCCTTCTGCAGTTAAACCTTTGGCAAATGTTAATCCTGATTTTACAGGTGGTATTACTAATTCTTTCAACTACAAATTTAACAATGGAATTCAAATTGATGCAAATGTCCTTCTTGATATGCAGAAGGGAGGGCATATGTATTACACATCATATATGTGGGGAATGTATTCTGGTATTTTAGCAGAATCTGCCGCTATAAATGAAAATGGCTTTAATATCCGTGATGCTATTAATTACAAATATAGTGACGGTACAGAAGGTTCAACTTGGAAAACTGGAGCTAAAAGTATAGGTGGAGGTGTTGTTCTTGATGGTGTGTATGGTAAGTACAATGCACTTGATGGTACTGTTACTTATCTAAATGCAGATGGAACGACTTCTCAAGTTGCAATAGACAATACTAAAGCAATTGCAGGTTCTCGTTATAGTCGTGACCACTACTCGGGTCCTGATACTCAGAATATATTTAAAACGGATTACTTGAAGCTTCGCGAAATTCGTTTTGGTATAACAATTCCTAAGAAGTGGACTGGCCCAATTTCTGGATTGAGAGTCTCTTTCTTTGGACGAAATCTAAAAACTTGGTTTGCTGATCAACAACACTTCGATCCCGAATACCTTCAAATGGCTGGATCAAATGCGCAAGGTGTAGAAGGAGGTTATCTTCCATCTGTTGCAACATATGGTGTTGGTGTAAACTTTAACTTCTAATTTAAATTGAGAGAATATGAAACAGTTCATAAAATATAGTTTGATTCTAAGTTTTGGAGCACTTCTCTTAGGTGGATGTGATACAAACTTTGAAGGAATAAACACAAGCCCCAATAGGTCAGACGCATCCCCAACTCCATACATCTTTACCTATGCTACTCGTCAATTTGCATATAACTACTATAATGTTTGGTATACTGGACGTCAATCTGGAGTCGCATGTCAGCAATGGTGCCAGATTAACTATACTTCGGAGGATAGGTATCAGTTTCGAGATAATGTAATGAACGAATTTTTTCGTAACTCATACATTTGGATGTTAAACTTTGAGAAAATTAAAGAGTTAAATACCGATCCTGCTACTAAGGGTAACATGTCTGCTTATGGGGATAATAAAATGCAGATTGCAACATGCGATATTATGGAGACATGGATTTTCCAACTCCTTACGGATTCGTTTGGTGATATTCCTTATAGCCAAGCTTTTGATCCTGTAAAATATCCCAAACCAAAGTATGATAAGCAATCTGATATTTATAAGGGAATGGTTGCTAAATTAAAGCAAGCTGTTGCGGATCTTAAAACTTGCTCTAATGGTTGGACATCAGGGGATATAATCTATGGTGGCGATATTGACAAGTGGATTAAGTTTGCAAACTCTCTTCGTCTTCGTATTGCTCTTCGTGCTTCAAAAGTTGATAGAACCTATTTAACAGAAGCTAAAAGCGCAATTACTGATGGCGTATTTAAATCTAATGATGATAATGCCATATTTAATTTTATCGGTACTGGAGAGCCTAATGAGGCTCCAATCTATTTCGGGTTCTTTACCGATAATAGGAATGACTTTACTCTAACAAAGCAGTTTGTAAACTTGCTTAAAGGGATGGATGATAATGATAAAGGTTTTGTGAATCCATTCAACGGAATTATAGATCCTCGTTTGGCTATTTATAGAGGACCTACTATGGATAATAATACCATTGGGGTTCCTTATGGTATGGATGATACCGAAACAGCAGCATTCGTTTCTGCAAATGGCAATGTTATTAATTTAAAACCTGATGGTAAGAAACCGGCATTGTCTCCAGTTAACCTACAGCCAGAATTTGGTTCTGTCTTGCTAGATTATCCAACAGTTTGCTTTATGATTAGTGAAGTAGAAGATAATGATGCAGTTTGGTTCTTGGAGGGGGTTAAGGCATCCTTAGATAAGTGGGGAGTTAGTACTACAGATAAAAATGCATATGTTGCGGCAGTAACAGCAAAGTGGAATGTGGCAACAGTAGATAAGAAGAAGGAAATGCTTATTACATCTAAGTACATCCATTTATACACTCAAGCATACGAAGCGTGGGCAGAGTATCGTAGAACAGGATACCCTAAATCTCTTGTTAAACCTGGCGAAAAAACATATGGGGATATTACTTTCGAGCCTATTCCTGGTTTTGAGTCAGGTAATGACATTGTTGCTCGTTTTTCATATGCAATTTCTGAATATACCTTAAATAAGGAAAATGTCAAAGCGGCAGCTGCTTCTATGGGTAGTGATGCACTATCTGTAAGAGTTTGGTGGGCTGGCGGTGGTAAGCAGTAATGCTTAGTTTTATATAGCAGTTTGTTAAAAGAGGGGCTGGCCGTGAGGTTAGCCTCTCTAATTATTATAATAAAAAGCAAAGGCGATCAAATTGATCGCCTTTGCTTTTTTAG
This window of the uncultured Acetobacteroides sp. genome carries:
- a CDS encoding SusD/RagB family nutrient-binding outer membrane lipoprotein, which gives rise to MKQFIKYSLILSFGALLLGGCDTNFEGINTSPNRSDASPTPYIFTYATRQFAYNYYNVWYTGRQSGVACQQWCQINYTSEDRYQFRDNVMNEFFRNSYIWMLNFEKIKELNTDPATKGNMSAYGDNKMQIATCDIMETWIFQLLTDSFGDIPYSQAFDPVKYPKPKYDKQSDIYKGMVAKLKQAVADLKTCSNGWTSGDIIYGGDIDKWIKFANSLRLRIALRASKVDRTYLTEAKSAITDGVFKSNDDNAIFNFIGTGEPNEAPIYFGFFTDNRNDFTLTKQFVNLLKGMDDNDKGFVNPFNGIIDPRLAIYRGPTMDNNTIGVPYGMDDTETAAFVSANGNVINLKPDGKKPALSPVNLQPEFGSVLLDYPTVCFMISEVEDNDAVWFLEGVKASLDKWGVSTTDKNAYVAAVTAKWNVATVDKKKEMLITSKYIHLYTQAYEAWAEYRRTGYPKSLVKPGEKTYGDITFEPIPGFESGNDIVARFSYAISEYTLNKENVKAAAASMGSDALSVRVWWAGGGKQ